Below is a genomic region from Castanea sativa cultivar Marrone di Chiusa Pesio chromosome 2, ASM4071231v1.
gcacaAGATCAAAAGTGACCAAGgtgaaccggccaagaaccTTCCGATGtttaagttagttttctctctcgAACTTAAGAATTCCAACTTTATAAGTGGTGAAAACTTACCTTGATTTGACATGGCTGAATCCTTTTTATAGTGAGTTTTGGAGTGATTATTTGTTTAGTAACTTCCCCAACGTGGGTGGAAGTTAGAAGGCTCAAACTTAACTTCTACAACTGTTATTAGAAGTTAAGAACTTAGTGGAAAGTTAAAGAATCAATAAAGATTTTGCTCCCACTTCAGAATGTTAGAACGTGGTCCAAATTATAAGCTTTTGGATAGAGATTTACTCTGGAAGTTTCTAAGTGTTGGGCGGTCGTCCAGGTGACTTCATGCTGGACAACCTTCTTGCACTTGGACGACCTCCTTCGGAGGCACTCTTAGGTTAAATCTCTATTACAATTCTGAACATTTAATATATCAGGTGGACGACCCTTTTGGTCTTAGACGACACGATGGACAAACTGGAGATAGTCCAATTTTTGGTTCACCATCAGTACCCATACATGCAATTGACTTTAATCCATCCTTTCCACGGTAATTAAGCTATCTTGATGATTCTCTTTGGACTTTTCCCTACAATACGTATCCATTATGATTCTATAGGTTTCCAACTAGATAGTAGCTTGAGACCCTTATGGCTAGCTACTCAAGAGCACGTTTTGTGTTACtgtaattttcaaaaacagaaccttttcttttttctggaaACCATGCCAAATGCGAGGTGGTTTCTCATGCAACGCAAGGGAAAATTTGTCCTGAGAAAATGGGGACATGAACCGCTTTGTTGGACTTCCATGTACCATGATATACTTTCCAATTTCCATGCCACTAAGAAGACTCACAATGATGTCCACCATTGACTACTATGATACATGTAAAGCTGCCTTGTAAAACAAGTAacaggaaaaggaaaaaaaaacagtggAAGTTGAAGTTTCTTGTccatttcatttattatataagCTTCGACTCAGAAAAACGAGTAACACCACTGTGAGCATATGTAAGAAGTCCCTATTCCAATGGCATTAAAGCTTTTTTTGCTTCTCTTGTTTCTCCATCTATTTTCCATAACAAAAGCTCAATCCCCCCCACAATCAAACATTACCACTGGCTCCACCCTTTACACAAATTCTACCCCAAATTTCTGGCCTTCTCCTTCTGGCTATTTTGCATTCGGGTTTTACCCTAGTGGCAATGGCTTCAAGGTTGGCATTTGGCTCGTTGGCAGCCCCAAAAACACAATAGTGTGGACGTCACATCAGAATGATACAGTGCTCTCACCTGGTGCAGCTCTTCTCTTTTCTACAGATGGTAGACTCTGCCTCCATAGCTCCATTGGACAAGTTGAATCAATTGCTAAAACAAATCAAAAGGCTTCAGTTGCTTCCATGCTTGATTCTGGTAACTTTGTTTTGTATGACTCTAGTTGGAACATCATTTGGGCCAGCTTTGATTATCCGAGCAATACCCTTTTGGTCGGACAAAAGCTAGTTCAAGGCCAAATTATGTATTCTAGCATCTCCGAAGCTGATAACTCAATTGGAAGCTTCAAGCTATGTATGCAAAGAGATGGAAACCTCAATGCTTATCCAATAAGAAGTTTTTTTGATGGAAGATATGCGTATTGGTCATCAAATAACCCACATGCTGAAAGAAACTCATCCTTGAATCTAGCAGCTGACAGCTGCATCTACCTTTCCAATTCCTTTGGGTTAAGCATAATGAATTTAACAGAAGGTGGATATCCTATTGATGTTAAAGCCTTGTATCGTGTAACGTTTGATGTGGACGGCATTTTGAGACTTTACCAGCATCAAATGGGGCTTAAAGGCAGCTCAAACTCTTCAATCTTGTGGACAACAATCCATGAAGAAGATCGTTGCAGGGTTAAAGGGATTTGCGGGCCAAACAGCATTTGCACCATCAATGATGCAGATGTTTCTTGCATCTGTCCCCCAGGTTTTGACTTTGTGGATTCTGAAAATCCTAATATTGGCTGCAAGTTAAACTTCACGATAATAGAAGATTGCTTTGGAAACAAGGGTAATGCAGATTATACTATTTTCCATCTTCCAAACACTCTATGGGAACCTAGCGAGTATGATGCACTGCTAACATCGAGTGAAGAAGCATGTTCCAAAGATTGTTTGGAGGACTGTAATTGTGTGGTGGCAACATTCAGAGACCAAATGTGCATCAAGCAAAAGCTTCCACTTAGATTTGGGAGGAGGAATAGTAGCAATCCAACTAAAGCATTGGTGAAGATTAGAAATGAAAGTTTGCCAAATGACTTGCCCACAGACACAAATGTTGTTGTCATCACAAAGAAGCTAGGGAAGAAACTTGGAGTTGTTGCTGTGGTTCTCATCACCttctctataattttttttctgttgTCCGGTTATCTTATTTTCTCACGTCGGATTTGGAGCTCTAAGATCAATACAAGGCAAGCTAGTAGTCCACCTGATGTTGTTGAAGAAATAAGTTTGAGATCATTTACCTATGATCAACTAGTAATAGCCACAGATAATTTCAAGGAAGAGATTGGTAGGGGAGCATCTGGGAAGGTTTATAGAGGCACCCTGGCAATGAATGGTGGACGAGAAATTGCAGTTAAGTGGCTATTGAATATGGTAGAAGGAGAACCAGAGTTCCGAAACGAAATGAAGATAATAGGAAGGACTCACCACAAGAATTTAGTCCACTTGATTGGCTTTTGCAGTGAAGGATCAAGCAGGCTCCTTGTGTATGAATTCATGAAAAATGGCTCATTGGGAAGCCTTCTCTTCAATGCCAGGGAACGTCCTAGTTGGAATGAGAGAATGAGAACTTCACTAGAGATAGCAAGGGGGATTCACTATCTCCATGAGGAGTGTCAGACCCGGATCATCCATTGTGACATTAAGCCACAGAATATACTCATGGATGAATCTTGGTCAGCCAAAATATCAGATTTTGGACTATCCAAACTATTGAAAACAGATCAAACAAGGACATATACCATGGCAAGGGGAACAAGAGGCTACGTAGCTCCTGAGTGGTACAAGAGCAATTCTGCAATCACAGTAAAAGCTGACATCTACAGCTTCGGGATACTGTTATTTGAAATCGTTTGCTGCAGAAAGAACATGGTTTTATCAGCCCCAGAGGAAGAAATAGTACTAATGGATTGGATTGATAGATGCTATGTGGCTGGAGAGCTTAGAAAAGTGGTGGGAGAAGAAGTGGTGGATATGGAGGAACTAGAAAAGATGGTCAAAGTGGGACTTTGGTGTGTGCAGACTGAACCAGATCAGCGCCCCTCGATGAAGTCTGTGATTTTGATGCTAGAAGGAACCATTGTGACACAACCACCTCCTCCACCATGTTCCTATGTTAGTGTCTAACTCCTACTCCTATGCTACAAGAATTCCGTTGTGACCTATATTGTTGCACATCAATGAAATAAATCAACACATCATGTtgacttgaataattaattccATTTCTGCATATTTGTCATTCAAGTTTGCTATTAACGAGGAGGGGGTTAATAGACGTGTGattaaaaagatagaaaaatgtgGGAAGGAACTTACTCGTTGGAGCCAAAATTGCTTCGGGAGTGTCAGAAAGGAGttggaaaggaagaaaaaagagcTGGCTCGGCTAGAGAAGATGGCATTACAGAATGGAGGGTCATCGCAGCTTGTGGAACTTCGAAAAGAGATAAACGTTCTCATGGGAAAAGAGGAGAGGATGTGGCGACAAAGGTCAAGGTCTCTATACTTAAAAGAAGGAGACCGAAACACACGATTTTTTCATTGTAAAGCTACCCAGAGGAAGAGGCGAAATAATATAGCAGGGATCCGAAACCAGGCTGATATGTGGTGTACAGAGCAATGTCAGATTCAGAAAATTTTCTTAGACTATTACAACCAGCTGTTTACTTCTTCCAACCCGAGTGAGATGGCTGCTGAAGTGGACTCTATTCCTAAGGTGGTGACTGAGGAAATGAATAACATGTTAACCAGGGAGTTCCAAACATGGGAAATAGACAATGCCTTGAAACAAATGGCACCATTAAAAGCTCCGGGACCGGACGGAATGCCTCCATTGTTTTATCAGAATTTTTGGGATTTGGTAAGAGGTGATGTTTGTgattctattttaaattttttgaattcgAGTTCCCTCCCTAACCCTTTAAATCATACCTTTGTGACTTTAatccccaaaacaaaaaatccggAAAGAGTGACGGAGTTTAGACCTATTAGCTTATGTAATGCGttgtataaaattttctctaaggTGCTTGCAAATAGGTTGAAGAAAGTGCTGCCCTACATTATATTCGAACATCAAAGTGCCTTTATTAAGGGTCGTCTTATCACGGATAATATCCTAGTTGCCTATGAGACCTTACACTATATGGAAAACCACAACTCCGGGAAAGTTGGCTACATGGCACTTAAATTGGACATGAGCAAAGCGTATGATCGGGTTGAATGGTCCTTTCTTAGAGAAGTCATGGTACAAATGGGTTTTCAAGAACGATGGATAGCTTTAGTCATGGAGTGTGTCACCTCGGTAACGTATTCTCTCTTGATTAATGGAGAACCTTGTGGTAATATTAAACCAAGTAGGGGGATCCGTCAAGGTGATCCATTATCACCCTATCTTTTCTTGTTGTGTTCGGAAGGTCTTCATAGAATGATACATAAGGCAGCAAGCAATGGAGATATTCAAGGGGTGTCTATTTGTCGTAATGGTCCTAAACTAACCCACTTATTTTTTGCAGACGACAACCTTTTGTTTTGCAGGGCTACATCACATGATTGTCAAAAAGTGTTAGAGATTTTATCCTCCTATGAAAGAGTTTCGGGgcaaaaattaaatagggaCAAAACGGCGCTCTTCTTTAGTAAGTCCACTCCCATTGACatgcaaaacaaaattatggATGATCTTGGTGTGAATACTTTGAGAAATTATGATGAATACCTTGGATTACCATCTATGGTGGGGCGGAATAAGAGGGCCAGTTTTGAGCACTTGAAGCAAAGAGTGTGGAAACGTCTTCAAGGGTGGGAGGGGAAATTGTTATCCCAAGCCGGAAGAGAAGTGCTAATAAAGTCCGTCATTCAAGCTATACCCACTTATACAATGAGTTGTTTTAAACTCCCGGTCACATTGTGCCATGAATTAGAAACTCTTATTCGgaagttttggtggggtcaaaggGGAGATAGAAGAAAAGTGCATTGGGTGAAGTGGGATGAATTGTGTCAACATAAAAATTACGGAGGTGTGGGATTCAAGGATCTCACAACTTTTAATGAGGCCATGTTGGCCAAATTAGCGTGGCGGCTTCTCCATGATACAAATTCTCTCTTCCATAGAGTCTTCAAAGCAAGATTTTTCCCTTTTGGTACAATCCTAGAGGCAAAAGACTCTTCTTCGGCCTCGTATGTTTGGAAAAGTATTCTCATAGGTCGAGATGTGATAGCTAAGGGAGCTATGTGGAGGGTAGGCGATGGGAAACAAATTAGAATTTGGGGTGACAGTTGGCTTCCAACAAAGAATAAAACCAGAATTACTACTCCGGTGCTACTTGGACAAGAGAATTCATGTGTTGAAGTGCTGATTGATTCGGTCTCCAGAAGGTGGCGGACTGATGTGATTGATCATGTTTTTGAGATAGCTGAAGCTGAAACCATTAAGAGTATTCCTCTAAGTTCTACCAGTCAACCCGACGTAATGGTTTGGCCTTTCACTCCTTCAGGCTGTTACTCAGTTCAGTCCGGTTACAGATTTTTGCAAGACAGTTCGGCTACAGAAGAGAGAGTAGACCGTGACTTGGATTTTTGGAGGAATCTATGGGG
It encodes:
- the LOC142623158 gene encoding G-type lectin S-receptor-like serine/threonine-protein kinase LECRK3 encodes the protein MALKLFLLLLFLHLFSITKAQSPPQSNITTGSTLYTNSTPNFWPSPSGYFAFGFYPSGNGFKVGIWLVGSPKNTIVWTSHQNDTVLSPGAALLFSTDGRLCLHSSIGQVESIAKTNQKASVASMLDSGNFVLYDSSWNIIWASFDYPSNTLLVGQKLVQGQIMYSSISEADNSIGSFKLCMQRDGNLNAYPIRSFFDGRYAYWSSNNPHAERNSSLNLAADSCIYLSNSFGLSIMNLTEGGYPIDVKALYRVTFDVDGILRLYQHQMGLKGSSNSSILWTTIHEEDRCRVKGICGPNSICTINDADVSCICPPGFDFVDSENPNIGCKLNFTIIEDCFGNKGNADYTIFHLPNTLWEPSEYDALLTSSEEACSKDCLEDCNCVVATFRDQMCIKQKLPLRFGRRNSSNPTKALVKIRNESLPNDLPTDTNVVVITKKLGKKLGVVAVVLITFSIIFFLLSGYLIFSRRIWSSKINTRQASSPPDVVEEISLRSFTYDQLVIATDNFKEEIGRGASGKVYRGTLAMNGGREIAVKWLLNMVEGEPEFRNEMKIIGRTHHKNLVHLIGFCSEGSSRLLVYEFMKNGSLGSLLFNARERPSWNERMRTSLEIARGIHYLHEECQTRIIHCDIKPQNILMDESWSAKISDFGLSKLLKTDQTRTYTMARGTRGYVAPEWYKSNSAITVKADIYSFGILLFEIVCCRKNMVLSAPEEEIVLMDWIDRCYVAGELRKVVGEEVVDMEELEKMVKVGLWCVQTEPDQRPSMKSVILMLEGTIVTQPPPPPCSYVSV